One genomic region from SAR92 clade bacterium H455 encodes:
- a CDS encoding DsbA family protein → MIHFIKPRLIQLFTSQWLRNLRRRRVEKRRLANSQAHQVTVYLRLNDAHSYLLLQVLQQFAQRYPVSFDFRTVLNLQQDMYPAPALWQSNAFADGAHLAQLYNLRFPTQPPQASASRTRQLTAQLLHWELQPGYLENALQLFDAYWQGQGQGQNDILDKIVDTRISEHAECYSHHLQANEALLKQQGHYLSAMLHYGGEWYWGINRLEYLEQRLNEMDLQQNQSSAVVFDKSHRDFCGQSLNTRRSDEGTGQVNAIVMYWSMRSPYSYLALVRARQLADHYQVPLEVKPVLPMVMRRMQVPKTKSGYITADVKREADKYGIPFGRIADPLGAGVERCYALFAYAQSRGLGLSFLQSCAEGVWSEGILSESDSGLQQLVERAGLDWSQARPLLKDDSWRFWAQDNLAELYGQDLWGVPSLVYGETKVFGQDRLDRIEQGIIKDLAERTQ, encoded by the coding sequence ATGATCCACTTTATTAAACCGCGTCTCATTCAACTGTTTACCAGCCAATGGCTGCGCAATCTGCGTCGCCGTCGAGTGGAGAAACGCCGCCTGGCCAATAGCCAAGCGCATCAGGTAACCGTTTATCTTCGTCTCAATGACGCCCACAGTTATCTTTTATTGCAAGTGTTACAGCAGTTTGCTCAGCGCTATCCGGTGAGCTTTGACTTTCGCACTGTGCTCAATCTTCAACAAGATATGTATCCGGCACCGGCCCTTTGGCAGAGCAATGCCTTTGCCGATGGCGCACATCTGGCGCAGCTTTATAATCTGCGTTTCCCGACTCAGCCGCCTCAGGCGTCAGCGAGCAGGACTAGGCAGCTAACGGCCCAGTTGCTGCACTGGGAGTTGCAGCCCGGTTATCTCGAAAATGCCTTGCAGTTGTTTGATGCCTATTGGCAAGGTCAAGGGCAGGGCCAGAATGATATTTTGGACAAGATTGTCGATACTAGGATTAGCGAGCATGCTGAATGTTACAGCCATCACTTGCAGGCTAATGAGGCACTGCTTAAACAGCAGGGACATTATCTCAGCGCTATGCTGCACTACGGCGGTGAATGGTACTGGGGCATTAATCGACTGGAGTATCTGGAGCAGCGATTAAATGAGATGGATTTGCAGCAAAACCAGAGCAGTGCCGTTGTCTTTGACAAAAGCCACAGGGATTTCTGTGGTCAGAGTTTGAACACTAGGCGCAGCGATGAAGGAACAGGGCAGGTCAACGCCATTGTTATGTACTGGTCCATGCGCAGCCCCTATTCCTATCTTGCCTTGGTGCGGGCTCGGCAACTGGCCGACCACTATCAGGTACCCTTGGAGGTGAAGCCGGTATTGCCGATGGTGATGCGGCGCATGCAGGTGCCGAAAACCAAGAGTGGTTATATCACTGCAGATGTAAAACGCGAGGCGGACAAATATGGCATTCCCTTTGGTCGTATTGCCGATCCTCTGGGTGCAGGAGTCGAGCGCTGCTATGCGCTATTTGCCTATGCTCAGTCTCGTGGACTGGGTTTGAGTTTTTTACAGAGCTGCGCCGAGGGTGTTTGGTCCGAAGGGATTCTCTCAGAGTCAGATAGTGGATTGCAGCAGTTGGTGGAGCGTGCGGGGCTCGACTGGAGTCAAGCGCGGCCGCTACTTAAAGATGATTCCTGGAGGTTTTGGGCCCAGGATAATTTGGCCGAGCTCTATGGCCAGGATCTCTGGGGTGTGCCGAGTTTGGTGTATGGCGAAACGAAAGTATTTGGTCAGGATCGCCTCGACCGTATCGAACAGGGGATTATTAAAGACCTTGCTGAGCGCACTCAATAA
- a CDS encoding enoyl-CoA hydratase-related protein, with product MAFSSDVVSIEKNGAIGTLWLDRPEKFNALTPELWAAIPVALNELAADADIRAIIFAGRGRHFCAGIDLMAGGLDAEHAKQAPSEAVANLNQLGFTTAFQEAISSLAKCQLPVIAVVHGYCLGAGIDLITACDVRISAADGQFGVRETRIGLVADVGTLQRLPKIISAGHMAELAYTGKDINAARAEKIGLVNDVYEDFDSTYAAAMEMAHTIAANPPLAVRGTKFILQQSEDLTTEQSLLLNGLFTLMTSLKSNDMHETMQAFGEKRPPLYTGS from the coding sequence ATGGCTTTTTCTTCAGATGTGGTTTCAATTGAAAAAAACGGTGCTATCGGCACCCTATGGCTGGATCGTCCAGAGAAGTTTAATGCCTTGACTCCAGAATTGTGGGCAGCCATTCCAGTAGCGCTCAATGAGCTTGCTGCGGATGCCGACATTAGAGCCATTATCTTTGCCGGACGTGGCAGGCACTTCTGTGCAGGTATAGATCTGATGGCCGGCGGTTTAGATGCTGAACATGCCAAGCAGGCGCCCTCTGAGGCAGTGGCTAATTTAAACCAACTTGGCTTTACCACAGCGTTTCAGGAAGCGATCTCGTCGCTGGCTAAATGCCAACTGCCAGTTATTGCAGTGGTCCACGGCTACTGCCTGGGTGCAGGTATTGATCTGATCACTGCCTGTGACGTACGTATCAGCGCCGCAGACGGTCAGTTTGGTGTGCGTGAGACGCGTATAGGCCTGGTTGCGGATGTGGGAACATTGCAGCGCCTACCGAAAATCATCAGTGCAGGACATATGGCTGAATTGGCTTACACAGGCAAAGATATCAATGCTGCCAGGGCGGAAAAAATCGGTTTGGTCAATGATGTCTATGAGGATTTTGATAGCACCTATGCGGCGGCCATGGAAATGGCTCATACCATTGCTGCCAATCCACCCCTGGCAGTGCGTGGTACTAAGTTTATATTGCAGCAGAGTGAAGATCTGACCACTGAACAGAGCCTGTTGTTAAATGGTCTGTTCACTCTGATGACGAGTTTGAAGTCCAATGATATGCATGAAACGATGCAGGCATTTGGTGAGAAACGCCCGCCGCTTTACACAGGTAGTTAA
- a CDS encoding MBL fold metallo-hydrolase, whose protein sequence is MKKSYVAGTIVLLALALTAYSERGAIMLKILPGALDKIMSQQPLAELPDGLHISLCGAGGPMPSDNRSGPCVAVMAGEQLFVVDAGTNGARNLGRMGFNQGKIEALFLTHFHSDHIDGLGEMAMLRWVADNNSGPLPVYGPAGVAEIISGFNRAYAQDAVHRTDHHGVAVAPPSGAGMSPKGFALPKIGESVTVYGNENLKIEMISADHFPVTPAVAYKFTYKGRSLLISGDTVKSPTIEKHSAGVDLLVHEALSTKLVVLMAESAARIGNPLREKLFNDIHDYHTTPVEAAEIARDARVGHLLYYHIVPPLMAPGMEAIWLEGVVEVFSDITLGQDGTSISLPANSREIIHQSSML, encoded by the coding sequence ATGAAAAAATCCTATGTAGCGGGCACCATCGTATTGCTGGCTCTGGCCCTCACGGCCTACAGTGAGCGCGGCGCTATCATGCTGAAAATACTCCCGGGCGCCCTGGATAAAATAATGTCTCAGCAACCACTGGCAGAACTGCCCGACGGTTTACATATCAGCCTCTGCGGTGCCGGAGGCCCGATGCCCAGTGACAATCGCTCCGGCCCCTGTGTTGCAGTGATGGCTGGTGAGCAGTTATTTGTTGTCGATGCCGGTACCAATGGCGCGCGCAATCTTGGTCGCATGGGATTTAATCAGGGCAAAATCGAGGCGCTATTTTTGACCCATTTTCACTCCGACCATATAGATGGTCTAGGTGAAATGGCCATGTTGCGCTGGGTGGCAGACAATAACAGCGGCCCACTGCCGGTTTATGGTCCCGCAGGTGTCGCGGAAATTATCAGCGGTTTTAATCGAGCCTATGCTCAGGATGCAGTGCATCGCACAGATCATCACGGGGTTGCGGTCGCACCACCCAGTGGTGCTGGCATGAGTCCAAAGGGTTTTGCCTTACCCAAAATCGGTGAGTCAGTAACGGTCTATGGCAATGAAAATCTTAAGATAGAAATGATCAGCGCCGATCACTTCCCGGTCACGCCTGCAGTGGCCTACAAATTTACCTATAAAGGCCGCAGCCTACTTATTTCTGGAGATACGGTTAAGTCTCCCACCATAGAGAAACATTCCGCGGGAGTTGATCTACTCGTCCATGAGGCACTGTCGACCAAGCTGGTGGTACTAATGGCCGAGTCTGCGGCGCGAATCGGCAATCCACTGCGGGAAAAGCTTTTCAATGATATTCACGACTACCACACCACTCCGGTGGAGGCTGCCGAAATCGCGCGGGATGCACGCGTAGGTCACCTGCTCTACTACCATATTGTGCCACCGCTTATGGCACCTGGTATGGAAGCGATCTGGCTTGAAGGAGTAGTAGAGGTATTCTCTGATATAACCTTAGGACAGGATGGCACAAGTATTTCCCTGCCAGCTAATTCGAGGGAGATAATTCATCAGTCTTCGATGCTTTAG
- a CDS encoding nitronate monooxygenase — MTFSNRITQLTGAQYPIIQAPMGWIARSQLAAAVSNAGGLGVIETSSGELDNIKLEVAKMRELTDKPFGMNVALSYVRDSNIIDFVVEQGIKFVTTSSGSPSVCTKDFQAAGITVFHVVPTLEMALKALHAGVDGLVVEGGEGGGFKNPSPVSSMVLLPLIRAQCDVPIIAAGGIADGPSMAAAFALGAEGVQMGTRMLSCAESPVHNNWKEAIVNCRETDTVFLNQQGRPALRALKTELTAGLEPLGKFNIMEHMANLQALYFGGDMEAAIPLQGQVGGRIDRVLSAEEIIDETMAGFNAAIDNLHRQYGQ, encoded by the coding sequence ATGACCTTTTCTAATCGCATTACCCAATTAACCGGTGCGCAGTACCCGATTATTCAGGCCCCTATGGGCTGGATTGCCCGTTCACAGCTGGCCGCTGCGGTGAGCAATGCTGGCGGCTTGGGTGTAATTGAAACCAGCTCTGGTGAGCTGGACAATATCAAACTGGAAGTGGCGAAGATGCGCGAACTCACCGACAAGCCATTTGGTATGAATGTGGCGCTGTCCTATGTGCGGGACAGCAACATTATCGATTTTGTGGTCGAGCAGGGAATCAAATTTGTCACCACCTCCTCGGGCAGTCCCAGTGTCTGCACCAAGGACTTTCAAGCAGCGGGGATCACGGTGTTTCATGTGGTACCGACTCTGGAGATGGCGCTTAAAGCGCTGCATGCAGGTGTTGATGGCCTGGTGGTAGAAGGAGGCGAAGGCGGTGGTTTTAAAAATCCTAGCCCGGTCTCCTCTATGGTGTTGTTGCCGTTGATCCGCGCCCAGTGCGATGTGCCCATTATCGCTGCTGGCGGTATTGCCGATGGCCCCTCCATGGCCGCCGCGTTTGCTCTAGGTGCTGAGGGTGTGCAGATGGGCACAAGGATGCTTTCCTGCGCCGAGTCGCCGGTGCACAATAACTGGAAAGAGGCGATCGTGAACTGCCGTGAAACCGATACAGTATTTTTGAATCAGCAGGGGCGACCGGCACTGCGGGCACTGAAGACGGAATTGACTGCGGGTCTCGAACCTCTGGGCAAGTTTAATATCATGGAGCATATGGCTAATTTACAGGCGCTCTATTTCGGTGGTGATATGGAAGCTGCGATTCCACTGCAGGGTCAGGTGGGTGGTCGTATAGACAGGGTGCTGAGTGCCGAGGAAATAATTGATGAAACCATGGCGGGTTTTAATGCCGCAATTGATAATCTTCATCGTCAATACGGCCAATAG
- a CDS encoding PQQ-dependent dehydrogenase, methanol/ethanol family: MLLRTLTSLTTAALLGLSSLTIAQPAAQVTVVNEESISNPDAEWLSYGRDYQEQRFSPLDKVNRDNVDELDLAWSFKFETARGMEATPLVHNGVIYVSTGWSHAYALDARTGEELWHFDAKVPKSHLIKTCCGPVNRGLAIWQEDENSPLQVFLGALDGRLIALNALTGEQNWSVQTTPPNSNYSITGAPRVVKGMVVIGNGGAELGVRGYVSAFDVNTGEQKWRFYTVPGDRNKPQESPALEAALETWKGDEWYTVGGGGGGTAWDSLVYDPELDLLYIGTGNGSPWNRDLRSPGGGDNLYLSSIVALKPDTGEYAWHYQVTPRDNWDYTATQQLVLAELELEGETRKVIMQAPKNGFFYVLDRVTGELLSADKFAKVTWASHVDMDTGRPVETKYADYQSNGGSYIWPAPFGAHNWQPMTYSPKTGLMYIPVQNVPTYFKGMDAVSYQLDRWNTGIDLNEVRDPKSWVAGRAAVDALIYGELVAYDPIKQQRAWSVKHPKPSNGGILSTAGDLVFQGTWGGKFAAYDATNGDILWQYQSDSAVLAGPITYELDGEQYIAVAQGSGGALMLAGGDEVKRNFVNQNKLLVFKKGDFNLTQPIQDNGESVIMALGHEANNDEQVITRGEEIYSRNCGSCHGISAKTNYVLPDLRHMSEQTHIDFTAIVLGGAYAHKGMAGFYSSLTSADVDAVHAFLDRQQQRLPEMVEMTFLQKIEYWVNYGLAKIGERYPDLLNSTRGMMM, translated from the coding sequence ATGCTTTTACGCACGCTCACCAGCCTTACCACCGCTGCACTGCTCGGGCTATCAAGCCTGACCATTGCCCAGCCTGCGGCTCAAGTCACTGTGGTCAACGAAGAGTCGATCTCCAATCCCGATGCTGAGTGGCTAAGTTATGGCCGCGATTATCAGGAGCAGCGTTTCAGTCCACTGGACAAGGTTAATCGCGACAATGTCGATGAATTGGACCTGGCCTGGTCGTTTAAGTTTGAAACCGCTCGCGGTATGGAAGCTACTCCTCTGGTACACAACGGTGTGATCTATGTCAGCACTGGCTGGAGTCATGCTTATGCTCTAGATGCGCGCACTGGTGAAGAGCTCTGGCACTTTGATGCCAAGGTGCCCAAATCCCACCTAATTAAAACCTGCTGCGGCCCAGTTAACCGCGGCCTGGCAATCTGGCAGGAGGATGAAAACTCCCCTCTGCAAGTGTTTCTCGGTGCTCTAGACGGTCGTTTAATCGCCCTGAATGCTCTGACTGGCGAACAGAACTGGTCGGTACAAACTACCCCACCCAACAGCAACTACAGCATTACCGGTGCACCACGAGTGGTTAAAGGCATGGTTGTGATTGGCAACGGTGGCGCCGAGCTCGGTGTGCGCGGTTATGTCAGTGCCTTCGACGTCAACACTGGCGAACAAAAATGGCGCTTTTATACTGTTCCTGGAGATCGCAACAAGCCCCAGGAAAGCCCTGCCCTAGAAGCTGCTCTGGAGACCTGGAAGGGTGACGAGTGGTACACAGTTGGCGGCGGCGGTGGCGGCACCGCTTGGGATTCTCTGGTTTATGATCCCGAATTAGACTTACTCTATATAGGGACAGGCAATGGCTCCCCATGGAATCGTGATCTGCGCAGCCCCGGTGGCGGCGACAATCTCTACCTCAGCTCCATCGTGGCCCTTAAGCCTGATACCGGCGAATATGCTTGGCACTATCAGGTAACACCGAGAGATAACTGGGACTACACCGCCACTCAGCAGCTGGTACTTGCCGAGCTTGAACTTGAAGGCGAAACCCGCAAAGTGATTATGCAGGCACCTAAGAATGGCTTCTTCTATGTCTTGGATCGGGTTACTGGTGAACTGCTTTCAGCAGACAAATTCGCCAAAGTGACCTGGGCTAGTCATGTAGACATGGACACCGGTCGCCCTGTAGAGACCAAGTACGCCGACTATCAATCCAATGGCGGCAGTTATATTTGGCCCGCCCCTTTCGGTGCCCACAACTGGCAGCCAATGACCTACAGCCCTAAAACCGGCCTGATGTACATTCCAGTGCAAAATGTCCCAACCTACTTTAAAGGAATGGATGCCGTCAGCTATCAGCTTGATCGCTGGAACACCGGTATTGACCTCAATGAAGTTCGCGATCCAAAAAGTTGGGTTGCCGGTCGCGCCGCAGTGGATGCACTGATCTACGGTGAGTTGGTCGCCTATGACCCGATAAAACAGCAACGTGCCTGGTCGGTTAAGCACCCTAAGCCCTCAAACGGTGGCATTCTTAGCACCGCCGGCGACCTGGTCTTTCAGGGTACCTGGGGCGGAAAATTTGCTGCCTATGACGCCACCAACGGCGACATTCTGTGGCAGTACCAGTCCGATAGCGCAGTGCTAGCTGGGCCCATAACCTATGAGTTAGATGGTGAACAATATATAGCTGTAGCTCAGGGTAGCGGTGGCGCTCTGATGCTTGCCGGTGGCGATGAAGTAAAGCGTAACTTCGTCAATCAAAACAAGCTGCTGGTGTTTAAGAAAGGCGATTTTAATCTAACTCAGCCGATTCAAGACAATGGCGAGTCAGTGATTATGGCCCTGGGCCATGAAGCTAACAATGATGAGCAGGTAATTACTCGCGGCGAAGAGATCTACAGTCGCAACTGTGGCTCATGTCACGGCATCAGTGCTAAGACCAACTATGTACTGCCTGACTTGCGCCATATGAGTGAGCAGACCCATATCGACTTCACCGCGATTGTCTTAGGTGGCGCCTATGCCCACAAAGGTATGGCCGGCTTCTACTCCAGCCTGACATCTGCAGATGTGGATGCGGTCCATGCTTTCTTGGATCGCCAGCAACAGCGTCTGCCAGAAATGGTCGAGATGACCTTCCTGCAGAAGATTGAATACTGGGTCAACTACGGACTTGCCAAGATTGGTGAGCGTTATCCAGATCTATTAAATTCGACACGCGGTATGATGATGTAA